GTGCATCGTTCGCGTCCCGGGTGGCGCAGTCACGCGGACGAGTGCTCGGAAGAGCGGGTTGAGCGCTCGCCACGTCGGGGCCGTCGTTCGTGCGAGGTCGACCAAGCAGAGTCTCCCGCCGGGGCCGACGAGGTCTGCCCACGACGAGACCACTGCGTCGGGGTCTGCGAACATCCCGGAGACGAACGTCGCGAGGACGGCATCGGCGTCGTCGACGGGCGGTTGAGTCGCGTCGGCGCGGACGAGGTGTACGTTTGGATAGTCGCGAACCCGTTCGCGGGCGACGTCGAGGACGCCCGGTGAGAAGTCGAGACCGACGACAGTCCCGTCGGGGCCAACGCGGTCTGCGAGGTAGGGGAGGTTCGCACCCGTTCCACACCCCATCTCGACGACGGTGTCTCCCGAGGAGAGTCCGAGGGCGTCCGCCGCTTCGGTTCGGACACTCCCGACACCGGGCGTGCGGCGAGCGATGGCGTCGTAGAGGGTCGCCCACCGCGTGTAGAACGACTGCGCAACTGTCGATGGCGACGGAGCGGACGCACCGTCCGTGGAGGGCAGTGGGTTGGGGGACATCAGAGCAAGACGCGAATCACGTCGGCGACTGTGGGGGCGTCGGGGCCGAGGACGTACGTGATTGGTTCGATACCATACCCACCCGTCTGGTAGACGACGAACGTCTCGGGGAGGTCACGCCCTTCGAGTGTCGCACGAACCGGGTCGGTCGGCGCGTCGGGGTCGAACTCGATACACTCGTAGCCGGCCGCTTCGAGGTCGCCGACGAGCCCAGCATCGTAGACGAGGTTGAGCGCCGCGTTCACGTCGGCACCGGCAGACCGAGCAGACAACAGCACGCTGGCGACGTGTTCGCTGACGCCGAACTCTGGTTCGCCCGGAACCGTCGCTTGCCCTTTCACGTCGAAGATGCGGCCGGGAATCGCGGCCACGTCGTCGATGTTGTCGGCACCGGGAACCGCTTCGACGAGGTTCGACCCCACGTTCGGGATGAGGCCTGCGAACCCGGACGTGTTGGTGAGTATTCGAAGTCCCCGTCGGACCGACGACCGAACCTGTTCGACCGTCCGGAGGTGTCCTTCAGGGTCGTGGATGCTGTGGAACCCGTCGTAGGAGGCGAGTTGCGGCATCTCCTCTTCGTGGAGGTCCGACAGGAGGTCGCCTTCTTCGAGTTGACGGATGAGAACCTCGGCCTCGACGAGTGCCTGGACGGGCGTCATGTCACCGGTAGAGAGGCCCTCACCGACCCGAGCGACGAGGTCGTGAACGCGAGCATCGTCGGCGATACGGTCGTTCATCGTGACCTCGCCGTGGGCGTACTTCGAGACGGCACTCTGGCTAATGCCAAGCGCGTCGGCCACCTCAGCCTGCGTAAAGCCCCGATTGCGGAGGTCTTCGGCGAGCAGCGCTCGGAACGTGGGAAGAAACGCGTCGACGACGATTTCTTCGATGAACCTCATGCGTCGTCGGAGGCGTTGAACTCGGGGTCAGACCCGATTCGCGAGGCTTGTGGGCCGCGCTGGCCCTGATACTTCGACCCGCGTTCTGCGCCGTAGGGGCGCTCTGCGGGCGACTTCATCTCCGTGAACACGAGTTGCGAGATGCGCATACCGGGCGTGAGTGCCACAGGTGCAGTACCGAGGTTCGAGAGTTCGAGCGTAATCTGGCCTTCGTACCCGGGGTCGACGATTCCGGCCGTGGCGTGGATGACGACGGCGAGTCGGCCGAGCGACGAGCGCCCTTCGACGGTTGCGAGGAGGTCCGCAGGAATCTCGACGCGCTCTTTGGTCGTCCCGAGGACGAAGTCACCGGGGTGGAGGATGAAGTCGTCGCCTTCCGGGACGTGCGTCTCGCGGACGTACTTGCTCACTTCGTCTTCACGGGTGGGGTGGATGCAGGAGATGTTCGTGCGCTGGAACTCCAGAAAGTCCGTCCCGAGCCGGAGGTCCACGCTCGCAGGTTGGACCTGCATGTCGATGTCGTCGATTGGGTCGACGACGAGGTCACCTTTTTCGAGACGAGTGAGGATGTCTGTGTCCGAGAGTATCATTGTCGGAATGAGCGCGAGGAGGCAACGTAAATCCATCTTCTCGTCGGAGGACGTTCGAAGTCGACAGGTGGTTAGACGAGTTCGAAGAGGAGGCCGAGGAGGCTCAATCCAACCGTGACGACCGCAGCATCGCGAAGGTCGAGGTTTCTTCTGGCTGCCGGCGTGTCGACGCCCGCGATGGGAGGACATTTACCGCGTCGGTGGGGAGAACACGCCATGAAACAGGCCATCGTCGCCCGAGCGGACCTCGGTATGGGTCGAGGGAAACTCGCCGCGCAGGTCGCCCACGCCTCGCTGTCCGCGTACGAAGACACGGACACCCGGACACGGAAACGCTGGAAGGGTGGCGGACAAAAGAAGGTCGTCCTCAAGGTGAACGGTGAGTCGGCGCTGTTCCAACTCGCCGACAAAGCTGAGCGCGCAGGGCTCCCGACCGCCATCATCCGCGACGCAGGACACACCCAAGTCGACCCCGGAACGGTGACTGCACTCGCCATCGGCCCTGGTGACGACGACGAAATCGACCGCGTGACGGGCGACCTCTCGCTGTACTGATGCGCGAAGCACACGCACTCGAACGCGCCGTCGGCATCGACTACTACGTGAGCGACGCAGACGGCATCGGTGGGACGCTCCGAGTCGCACCCGAAGACTTCCGCGTCCGCGAACTCGAACTCGACTCGCTCAACATCCGGCCACTGGATGCACACACCGGCGACTTCCCCAACCTCGTTCTCCGCGTCACCCTCCGTGGGTGGGACACCAACGACTTCGCCGGACGCCTCTCGGACGAACTCGGTGTGAGCAGAGAACGCGTCTCCTGGGCCGGAACGAAGGACAAACACGCGGTGACGACACAGCTGTTCACCGTCCACGGAGGAGAAGCCGAGTCTGTGCCGGAGATTCCCAACGCCGACATCGAACTCGTCGGCCGACTCGGCCGCACCCTCGACTTCGGTGACCTCGCTGGCAACGGGTTCCGAATCCGCGTCCGCGACCCCGACCACCCGGAGAACGCGGCGGCGATTACCGAGGCGCTCCGCGACTTCGGTGGCCGCGACGACATGGTCGGCGTCCCCAACTTCTTCGGTCACCAGCGTTTCGGGAGCATCCGACCGGTCACGCACAAAATCGGCTTGCACGTCGTCCGCGGTGAGTGGCGCGAGGCCGTCCTCGCGTACTGTGGGAGTCCAAGCGAAGACGAACCCGAAGAGACCCAGGAGGGCCGCGCCATCGTGGACGAAGAAGCAGCGTCTGCGGACCCGGACTGGCACCGTGCGCTCGACGCGATACCGGGCTACCTCGGGTACGAACGTGGGATGCTCCACCGCCTCGCCGAAGACGGCGCAGAGACCGACGACGACTGGCGCAACGCGCTCGAATCGGTCCCCTCGAACCTCCAGCGACTGTTCGTCAACGCCGCCCAGTCGTACGTCTTCAACCGAATCCTGTCGGAGCGACTCGCCCGCGGCCTCCCATTCGACGAACCCGTCGAGGGCGACGTCGTCTGCTTCGCCGACCGAGACGCTCCCGAGGGCCTCGAACTCCCCGACGTGAGTCGCCTCCAGTCGGCGACCGGCCGGCGTGTCGACGTGATGGGCCGCCACATCGAACGTGGTCGAGCCTTCATCACCG
The genomic region above belongs to Haloferax marinisediminis and contains:
- a CDS encoding thiamine-phosphate synthase family protein, encoding MRFIEEIVVDAFLPTFRALLAEDLRNRGFTQAEVADALGISQSAVSKYAHGEVTMNDRIADDARVHDLVARVGEGLSTGDMTPVQALVEAEVLIRQLEEGDLLSDLHEEEMPQLASYDGFHSIHDPEGHLRTVEQVRSSVRRGLRILTNTSGFAGLIPNVGSNLVEAVPGADNIDDVAAIPGRIFDVKGQATVPGEPEFGVSEHVASVLLSARSAGADVNAALNLVYDAGLVGDLEAAGYECIEFDPDAPTDPVRATLEGRDLPETFVVYQTGGYGIEPITYVLGPDAPTVADVIRVLL
- the dcd gene encoding dCTP deaminase, producing the protein MILSDTDILTRLEKGDLVVDPIDDIDMQVQPASVDLRLGTDFLEFQRTNISCIHPTREDEVSKYVRETHVPEGDDFILHPGDFVLGTTKERVEIPADLLATVEGRSSLGRLAVVIHATAGIVDPGYEGQITLELSNLGTAPVALTPGMRISQLVFTEMKSPAERPYGAERGSKYQGQRGPQASRIGSDPEFNASDDA
- a CDS encoding class I SAM-dependent methyltransferase codes for the protein MSPNPLPSTDGASAPSPSTVAQSFYTRWATLYDAIARRTPGVGSVRTEAADALGLSSGDTVVEMGCGTGANLPYLADRVGPDGTVVGLDFSPGVLDVARERVRDYPNVHLVRADATQPPVDDADAVLATFVSGMFADPDAVVSSWADLVGPGGRLCLVDLARTTAPTWRALNPLFRALVRVTAPPGTRTMHGSPTAMLDERLVAAHQALESRCYDVNATTHAFGFARVRAGIVE
- the pth2 gene encoding peptidyl-tRNA hydrolase Pth2, with product MKQAIVARADLGMGRGKLAAQVAHASLSAYEDTDTRTRKRWKGGGQKKVVLKVNGESALFQLADKAERAGLPTAIIRDAGHTQVDPGTVTALAIGPGDDDEIDRVTGDLSLY
- the truD gene encoding tRNA pseudouridine(13) synthase TruD; translation: MREAHALERAVGIDYYVSDADGIGGTLRVAPEDFRVRELELDSLNIRPLDAHTGDFPNLVLRVTLRGWDTNDFAGRLSDELGVSRERVSWAGTKDKHAVTTQLFTVHGGEAESVPEIPNADIELVGRLGRTLDFGDLAGNGFRIRVRDPDHPENAAAITEALRDFGGRDDMVGVPNFFGHQRFGSIRPVTHKIGLHVVRGEWREAVLAYCGSPSEDEPEETQEGRAIVDEEAASADPDWHRALDAIPGYLGYERGMLHRLAEDGAETDDDWRNALESVPSNLQRLFVNAAQSYVFNRILSERLARGLPFDEPVEGDVVCFADRDAPEGLELPDVSRLQSATGRRVDVMGRHIERGRAFITAPLVGTETELADGEQGEIEREVLDELNLEPSDFDLPGNFRSTGTRRAILVRTDLTIDEDEFAVDFALPHGSYATAVMREYLKAGPLDL